One genomic segment of Arachis duranensis cultivar V14167 chromosome 4, aradu.V14167.gnm2.J7QH, whole genome shotgun sequence includes these proteins:
- the LOC107485488 gene encoding uncharacterized protein LOC107485488 produces the protein MNEYATKLNVEWPTYNTVQLEGLLPRFMSFVIFNGDSSSTTLYEIIRSKSNFYGVAKPNESQFTDGSIVLPIGTTGYDFYLQHHNVIPVATTEYASNLQDHKDKEVPMTTNNGEKRIDIVPASFNTFSSSQELHMPTHVPCAKGPFPPKSFSLQPGGSELGQLATGDTSSSGSKRQKNKKKSNKRARLESI, from the exons ATGAATGAATATGCCACAAAGCTAAATGTAGAATGGCCTACTTACAATACTGTTCAGCTAGAAGGGTTGCTTCCTCGCTTTATGTCTTTTGTGATCTTCAATG GTGATTCTAGCTCAACAACACTTTATGAGATAATAAGatcaaaatctaatttttatggAGTAGCAAAACCAAATGAATCCCAATTTACCGATGGAAGCATTGTCTTACCCATAGGAACTACaggatatgatttttatttgcAACACCATAACGTCATACCGGTAGCAACTACAGAATATGCTTCTAACTTGCAGGATCATAAAGATAAAGAGGTTCCTATGACCACTAATAACGGTGAGAAAAGAATTGATATTGTTCCTGCATCGTTCAATACGTTTTCATCATCTCAAGAGCTTCATATGCCTACACATGTTCCATGTGCTAAGGGCCCTTTTCCTCCAAAAAGTTTCTCTCTTCAACCAGGGGGTTCAGAATTGGGTCAGCTGGCTACTGGTGATACTTCCAGTTCCGGCTCAAAGaggcaaaagaacaagaagaagtcaaATAAGAGGGCTCGGTTGGAATCCATATAA